TGCTGCTGAGAAGCGGATGGTCTCCTCACTCACAGATGGGTCCCCGCTAGGTACTACCAAGCTGCTTGCTAAAGTGGAAGAAATTGCAATTGTAGGGAGCCTTGGAAGCAAAGAAGTAAAGAGGCAGGAGGAGCCAGCAGTTAGATGGAACCAGCCAGAACCCCTGGAAGGATTGTGAGACCTGGAAGATCTGCTCGAGAAGAGCACATATCCTTGCCCTGAGCCCTAAACTCTCAGCACTCAGCACACCTAGTGACCCAGCACTCAGGTTCATGGTGGGTGGAGCCACAGAAGCAGGAGTGCATGCTGGGCAGAGACACAGGAAGAGGTGCAAGGAACACAATTTCCAGAAACTCAGCAGCAGCCAGATCAGAACTAGAAGCTATTGAGAGAATATTATCCTCATCCCTGGAAGACTCAGAGGAGGAGGGTGCTGGTGCTGCAGGGCTCCCAGCAGCTCTGAAAACGGTACCAACCTTCAGGCGCTGGTATCCTCTTCGCCATCTGCAATACCAGCAgccgatgagcaatgagatgccCAGGATCACAATCAGGATGCCaatccctgcagccctgcccaaGAGAGACACATTCATCGGAGAACAGAAACTTTGTTCCTGATCTGATGAAAGGGAcatccctcctctttcctccttggACTATGCCCTGAGCAGCATCCCAGGCCACACTGGGTACAGCTGGGCCACCAGCACTTGTTTCAAGGGACAGGACTGCCTCCAAGAGCCACTTATTGCCCACAGGAGCAGGGCTAAATGGCATGGCCAAGTTTCCATGTTCCAGGTGCAAGAGGTACAGTAGCCACTGATCCTTATGTAGACCCTGTATTAGAACTGAGTGTCCTTTGTTTTCACTGGGACTAGGTTGCTGCATTTCCCCCAACCATCATTCCacaaaaaaaagtggaaattaACACTGAGTTAAGCTTTTACattctgggggtgtggggaggtggcagggcaTACCTGTtagctctcagggcttactcctggctcagtgctcagggatcactcctagcggggcgtaggggaccatatgtggggccagggatagaacttgagtcagctgcatgcaaagcaagcaatttTACCCTCTGCagtatatctctggcccctaacttAAACTTTATTGCAATCAGGGCATTGTACTGAACACTCTATGTTCATTAATTAGCTTATTAATGACCATAACCACCCTGGAAGGCCAGCAGCGCTGATGAGGAGTGTAACACAGAGGCTGAGTACTCGCTAAGCACTGTGCACAGGTAGCACAAGACAAAGCTGGGACTTCAACTTGAGATGGTCTCAGTTGGTTTTGTGCTTTTCCTGCCCAAATTCTCCCCTTCACGCTGTGCCAAGTTTGTGTTTCTGTTCCTGCCCTGAGGGACAGCCTCATGTTTCTACACTCAGCATCACCCGCAGGACGAGGCGCCCTGAGCTCTAACCAGCAGTCGGCTTCTCGGCTCCCAGAGGAGTCGGGCGGTTTGGATTTGTGGTCAAATCCTGGTTAGAGCGCCTCGTGCTTTCCTGGCAGAGTTTGCCAATTAGCTGAGGTCGCCTGACTTCACATCACAGCACAATCAAAGATCTGAGTGCAAGGCCTTTTATCTGCAGCACGCTCAGAGAAGACTCTGTAGAGCAGAATGATTTATAAGAGACCACGCAGCTACAGGAGAAGCTACAGGAGAAACAAGTCATGAGCTTTTCTCAGAGGAGGTTTCGGCTCGGTCCCACCAACTAAGCCTCTTCCATCTCCACGTTGCTGAGGCACTGACCCTATCTTGCCTGGCCAGGATGAGAGAGAAGCTGTGCGGGCACTCGTGTGCTTTAGATCACTGGTTTTCAACCACAAGACTTTGGGGCAGTGTGGGTCTGCTGGTGGAGAGAGACCCAAAGCCACTGGCCAATTCCTGGGTTCTGACTGGGCACTgtgaagtttgtgtgtgtgtgtagaaagggTGGGAAAACGCTCTCCAGACCAAGAAACTGACACCAATCAGACTTCACCAGCATCACCATCCTTTAGCTCTggcatttaaaaaaggaaatgtgtGCCAAGGACAGAGATGAGCACCACTCATACtgactttaaaagaaatatcCAGGTACTGTTGGCTGTGAGACTCTTCATTCTAAGAGCTTGATTCCCCACTTCTTCAAAACGTCACATACAATTGTTTTCTTCGTCCTAATAGCAATCAATTGGGGGTGGTTCAGATGCTAATAGccttactatttaatttttttaatttttttttcttagggggccacacccaatggtgctcagggcatattccttagatctgtactcaggaatcactcctcctagggctcaggggattgtatgaggtgctgggaatagaacccaggccagctgcatgcaaggcaagtgccagcgctgctgtattatctcttcagccccagctcCACGACTTCAGCTAGTGAAATGCCCGTGACAGGGCAACGGGTCAGTGGCAGAGGCTGCTTCCACAGTGCCTAGCCTGAGGGACCCAGCAAGTGAACCCTCAAACTGAGTCAGACCCAGACCACgacctcccacctcccaggccGTGGCTTTTTCTGGAAGGAGGCTGTCAAAGGGACATTCAGTGGATGCTTGTGACTGAGGCAGCTGATCCAACTCTCAGTTTCTCTGCGCTCTGATTCTCTCCCCCAGACCCATGCCCAGCCCCTGGGCCATCTTGACACACATGGGGCTCTATTCCAGCTCATCCTGCATGGTCATGCGCCCCTCACAACACTGCATGATTCCCAGAGCGGAAACCCCAGGATATGCCAGATGCACAAAGGCACCCACTCTCCAACCATGCAGGTCCTTCACAGGGCACCCCAGGGGGCTCCTACAGCAGAAAGGTCTGTATAGAGTCTGTGACTGCCAAATAGACCCCTGGGGTGGCAGCTCCTGGGTGGTGGGTACCCCTCAGCTGGGGAAATTCCTCTCATAGAGCACAGAGACACGGTCCTGTCCTCCAGGAGCTGAGACAATGTCTACATACCCAGCTTAACAAGCCAGCACTCGCCCAAGGAGGAAGGTTTTTCTTTCAGGCCGTTTGCAAATTCTCTCCAAGGATCTCACATGGGTGTCACTGATTTCCATTGGGGTTCCCAGGGACAAAGGCTCCTTCAGCAGGGAGCCCTTGATGGATCTGTTGCTTCCTTTCTTAGAGATTTTCCTACGATTTTTTCCAAAGCAAAAGCAGGCTTTCAGGAATTCTAAACAAGCCATCTTAGAGCTGGTCCCAATGAAATCTCTTCTCGGGGCCGGAGGGGTAGTACAGGAGGTGAGGAGCTGGCCGCGCCTGCAGCTGAGTGGCCACAGTCCTGCTTcacgtccccagcactgcatgccttCCCCTGAggatgatcaggggtcactcctgagcacagagccaggagcagcccctgagcacttgggGTGGCTCCCAATGTCTCCTCCCCCCAATAATAATAGTTCAACTCTTCGTTTGTCCTGTCAGCGTCCCTGCGTGTATTCCCGCTCACTGCCACAGCCTGGCCCTCTCGAGCACATCCCTGGTGTGTCCCGGCAGCCTGGATTCCGGGTCTAGCTCTGCTGACCTGTTCAGCCAAATTCTCTTAGAATGCTTTTCAGAGACAGAAGAgtgaaggactggagagagagctgaTGGGTCATGACCTGCTGCATGCGGGAGCCCATagccacccctggctctgcacatgcCCCTGAGTagctcctgagaacagagcactatgaggtgtgacctccaaaccaaagGCAAGAATGCTGTCTGTGAGGGGCCTGAGAGgcacacagtgggtaaggggtttcccttgcatgcagcttacctgggCTCTATACCTGGCACTACGTAGGGTCTTCTGAGCAcaattaggggtcactcctgagcacagagtcaagaatgaTGTCTGAACACCTCTAGGTACgacctcaaatatatatatatatatatatacatatacatatatatacatatatatatatgatcgaagttcaaacatgaaatttttgttactgtacctcacagtgaattaataaaaaaaaaaatttaaatagtgcCCATGGCTGAAAGCACTTTGAAATAATcatgtgttatttttaaattaaaccgTAGCTCTTAATGCTTTTCATTTGGATAAATACAAAGGCAATGCCCCTTGGCATGTTTGTCTTCACCCTAGTGTCTGATTGCAGGTGAACTTATATACCTCACCCTCCTGCCACTCATCTGGGTTCTGTTTGCAAACCACCCCAGAGGCCTGGTTGGATTCCTCAAGGCATCCCTCACTCTCAGAGAGATGGGCCTCAAGTTGGGAATCTGGTCTGCAGGTCTAAGGGCCATGAATGCTGATGAGACTGGCAGGCTCCAGGTTTGTACCGTTTCTATCTCCTGGCCTATGTGGACTCAGTGAAGCTCATGGGAGTCTGCGGTGGAACTTTAGGGTTTccctccctgtggccagggattCTATCCTCTGGAGAAATGAAGACCAACGAGATTGATGAGATTTATGTGTGGGCAGGAGGAGCAGATAGTGTGAGCTGATGGCCCACAGGAAGTTCACCCAGCCTGGCTTTGAACTTACTCTTCAGCTGTGATGTAGGAGTGGCCATGTCCCCTCCTGGGGTAACCAGAGGCCAAGTGAGCTTCTTCTCTTGGCATCTTGTAAGATCCAGCCACAGGGCACCTAAGAGCAAAGCACAGTAGCATCATTGAGCATCTAGAATGTTCTCGCTTACCATCTTATAAAGGTCCACAGGAACAGACTTTATGAAGGCACCCTCTGGTTATCCTCTCTGGGACAGAATTTGACCTGCATATTTCATTGCTGTCAACATTTTAGAAAGGGCTTAGCTTTGCAAACCCTTCCACCTACTGAAAATTATGTTTGAAGAAGAAACtacaaataagttttttaaaaagttccggTAGAATCATTATTTGGGGCAGATCTTGCTCTTCATTTGCTTTTATTCTACAAACtcatatagagaaagaaaaaaaaagcatttttattcaCTCCTGGTTTTCCTGGCCAAGACTAAGGTTAATTCAAGAATATATTGGGGCAGAGATCTAGTACGGCAAAtgaggcgtttgccctgcacacagccttcacaaatacacatatggtccccagaacccaccaggactgatccctaagcacagagccaggagtaagccccaagcactatcacactcactgtcactgtcaccatcattgtcatcctgttgctcatcgatttgctcaagtgggcaccagtaacatctccattgtgagacttgttactgtttttggcatatcgaatacgccatgggtagcttgccaggctctgccgtgccgacgagatactctcggtagcttgctgggctctccgagaggggcagaggaatcgaacccaggtaggcgaacaccctacccactgcactatcgctccagcccaccacacacacacacacacacacacacacacacaaacaaacaaacaatttaaaAGATGTTATTTCCTCTCCCGATGTGTCATTTGGTATCAATCCATGGACAACAGAAGGCTACGATGAGTAACAGACATGTGTGGCCAAGCACAGCTCCCTCCAAACCCACTTCCAACAAAGGAGGAACCCCATTTGGGACCTAGGGCTTGTGCCTGCTCCTCTCACCTCAAAAAGGCTGCAGAAACCCATGACCTGACTTAATCTAACTATTTGCTTTATCTCTCGCACCAAAATAATTTCTGCTT
The nucleotide sequence above comes from Sorex araneus isolate mSorAra2 chromosome 1, mSorAra2.pri, whole genome shotgun sequence. Encoded proteins:
- the MLANA gene encoding melanoma antigen recognized by T-cells 1 isoform X1, whose translation is MPREEAHLASGYPRRGHGHSYITAEEAAGIGILIVILGISLLIGCWYCRWRRGYQRLKVGTVFRAAGSPAAPAPSSSESSRDEDNILSIASSSDLAAAEFLEIVFLAPLPVSLPSMHSCFCGSTHHEPECWVTRCAEC